In one window of Burkholderia cenocepacia DNA:
- the scpB gene encoding SMC-Scp complex subunit ScpB, with protein MNTQEAKIVLETALICAQEPLKLGDLRKLFADGVSADTVRTLLEDLKQDWSGRGVELVALATGWRFQSKPAMRHYLDRLHPEKPPKYSRAVLETLAIIAYRQPVTRGDIEEIRGVTVNTQVVKQLEDRGWIEVIGHRDVPGRPALYATTKQFLDDLGLKALDDLPALEEPAANIEAALLAQQAMDFDGDVVVADDAAANVPQALADEAPADESAEGPGDAAADVASTQEIPSRDTLDADRGQTEQMEQVGAEAVPTGVQPEPQRADWSEEDRKPAAEAAAGDGAEAAGDMPGEADQADVSRSRPADDETLDDTSDSLADAVRSASAPIGADALPDDEAEPEQRRA; from the coding sequence ATGAATACCCAAGAGGCGAAGATCGTCCTCGAGACTGCTTTGATCTGCGCGCAGGAACCGCTGAAGCTCGGCGATTTGCGCAAGCTCTTTGCCGACGGCGTGTCGGCTGACACGGTCCGCACGTTACTCGAAGATCTGAAACAGGATTGGTCCGGCCGCGGTGTCGAACTGGTGGCACTGGCGACCGGGTGGCGCTTTCAGAGCAAGCCGGCGATGCGTCATTATCTGGATCGCCTGCATCCCGAGAAGCCGCCGAAATATTCGCGCGCCGTGCTCGAAACGCTCGCGATCATCGCGTACCGGCAGCCCGTCACGCGCGGCGACATCGAAGAGATTCGCGGCGTCACGGTCAATACGCAGGTGGTCAAGCAACTCGAGGATCGCGGCTGGATCGAGGTGATCGGTCATCGCGACGTGCCGGGGCGTCCGGCGCTGTATGCGACGACCAAGCAGTTCCTCGACGATCTCGGCCTGAAGGCGCTCGACGACCTGCCGGCGCTCGAAGAGCCGGCCGCGAACATCGAGGCCGCGTTGCTCGCGCAGCAGGCCATGGATTTCGACGGTGACGTCGTGGTGGCCGACGACGCGGCGGCCAACGTGCCGCAGGCGCTGGCGGATGAGGCGCCCGCCGACGAGTCGGCCGAAGGGCCCGGCGATGCCGCGGCCGACGTCGCGTCGACGCAGGAAATTCCGAGTCGCGATACGCTCGATGCTGATCGCGGGCAAACGGAACAGATGGAACAGGTTGGCGCCGAAGCAGTGCCGACCGGTGTGCAGCCCGAGCCGCAGCGTGCGGATTGGAGCGAGGAAGATCGCAAGCCGGCCGCCGAAGCGGCTGCCGGAGACGGAGCGGAAGCGGCCGGCGACATGCCCGGCGAGGCCGATCAGGCCGACGTCTCCCGCTCCCGTCCCGCGGACGACGAGACGCTGGACGACACGTCCGACAGTCTCGCGGATGCCGTCCGAAGCGCCAGTGCGCCCATCGGCGCCGACGCGCTGCCGGACGACGAAGCAGAACCCGAACAGCGTCGCGCCTGA
- a CDS encoding pyridoxal phosphate-dependent aminotransferase, producing MTHSAGFFPANDEPAARTAVHALRPSLIREVANAGFGVPDMLPFWFGESDRVTPDFIRDAAAAALRNGATFYTHNLGTAALRDAIAAYVSARHGAAAADTVAVTSSGVSALMLAAQMLVGPGERVVAVTPLWPNLVEIPKILGAQVDCVPLGYGDAGWQLDVGRLLAALTPDTRMLLINSPNNPTGWTMSRDDQRAVLAHCRRHGIWLVADEVYERLAFDEGGAPSFLDIASRDERVVVVNSFSKAWAMTGWRLGWLIAPASVMGDLSKLVEYNTSCAPGFVQAAGEVALRDGEPFVRSFVTALRDARDHLVAALRTLPGVEVPPPPGAMYLFLRLPGATDSLAFCKTLVRDAGLGLAPGRAFGPEGEGFVRWCYACDPARLDAGVERLRRFLAHGAGVR from the coding sequence ATGACGCATTCCGCAGGTTTTTTCCCGGCGAACGATGAGCCGGCGGCGCGCACCGCGGTGCACGCGCTGCGGCCGTCGCTGATCCGCGAGGTCGCAAACGCCGGCTTCGGCGTGCCGGACATGCTGCCGTTCTGGTTCGGCGAATCCGATCGCGTGACGCCGGACTTCATCCGCGACGCCGCGGCGGCGGCGCTGCGCAATGGCGCGACCTTCTACACGCACAATCTCGGGACGGCGGCGCTGCGCGACGCGATCGCCGCCTATGTCAGCGCGCGTCACGGTGCGGCGGCGGCCGACACGGTCGCCGTAACGAGTTCGGGCGTGAGTGCGCTGATGCTGGCTGCGCAGATGCTGGTCGGGCCGGGCGAACGTGTCGTCGCGGTCACGCCGCTGTGGCCGAATCTCGTCGAGATTCCGAAGATCCTCGGCGCGCAGGTCGACTGCGTGCCGCTCGGCTACGGCGACGCGGGCTGGCAACTCGACGTCGGTCGGCTGCTGGCGGCGCTGACGCCCGATACGCGGATGCTGCTGATCAATTCGCCGAACAACCCGACCGGCTGGACGATGTCGCGCGACGATCAGCGGGCCGTGCTCGCCCATTGCCGTCGTCACGGCATCTGGCTGGTCGCCGACGAGGTGTACGAGCGGCTTGCGTTCGACGAGGGCGGCGCGCCGTCGTTTCTCGATATCGCGTCGCGCGACGAGCGCGTCGTGGTCGTGAATTCGTTCTCGAAGGCGTGGGCGATGACGGGCTGGCGGCTCGGATGGCTGATTGCGCCGGCGTCGGTGATGGGTGACCTGTCGAAGCTCGTCGAATACAACACGTCGTGCGCGCCGGGCTTCGTGCAGGCCGCCGGTGAGGTCGCGTTGCGCGACGGGGAGCCGTTCGTGCGATCGTTCGTCACGGCGCTGCGCGACGCACGTGATCACCTGGTCGCCGCGCTGCGGACGCTGCCGGGCGTCGAGGTGCCGCCTCCGCCCGGCGCGATGTACCTGTTCCTGCGGCTGCCCGGCGCGACCGACAGCCTGGCGTTCTGCAAGACGCTGGTGCGCGACGCGGGGCTCGGCCTGGCGCCCGGTCGAGCGTTCGGCCCGGAGGGAGAAGGGTTCGTGCGCTGGTGTTATGCGTGCGATCCGGCGCGGCTCGACGCGGGCGTGGAGCGACTACGCAGGTTCCTCGCGCACGGCGCGGGCGTTCGCTGA
- the rluB gene encoding 23S rRNA pseudouridine(2605) synthase RluB: MTDIHDIESSAPAVQAARADDAPEQDASAAGGDERPRRGLRRGPRSLIARRRAAAKSKGAEGEQQGAEGADAQPAEAADVQPARAPRKEGTAKGGRKPAGKREGAAAAKGGQAGQGRRGAAKAEGGPAKVAEGDASQDELFAYVTSPAFDADNSAGGSGVRAPMLRRGRAQPANKRVLSPDDDAPKLHKVLAEAGMGSRREMEELIVAGRVSVNGEPAHIGQRIMPTDQVRINGKPVKRKLPNKPPRVLLYHKPTGEIVSHADPEGRPSVFDRLPPMKTAKWLAVGRLDFNTEGLLMLTTSGDLANRFMHPRYSVEREYAVRVVGELAEGMRQKLLHGVELDDGPANFLRIRDGGGEGTNHWYHVALAEGRNREVRRMFEAVGLMVSRLIRTRHGPIPLPRGLKRGRWEELDDAQVRKLMATVGLKAPSEEKGKRGGAAGPTERRQPDPMQTSMGFISREPVLTTHGQLDQPRRGGGRRGGPGLPGLSGYGSLPVAPSGYGNRAGGGRDGNRTGGGRDGNRAGGGRDVDGNRASYGAGPKREGAGGKRGGSKGGGNRNPNGNRADGAGNGGPRGGQRPQRSRTRSR; this comes from the coding sequence TTGACAGATATCCACGATATTGAATCGTCCGCGCCTGCCGTGCAGGCAGCGCGTGCCGACGATGCGCCGGAGCAGGATGCTTCGGCCGCGGGTGGCGACGAGCGTCCCCGCCGCGGTCTGCGGCGCGGCCCGCGTAGCCTGATCGCGCGGCGTCGCGCGGCGGCCAAGTCGAAGGGCGCCGAAGGCGAGCAGCAGGGTGCCGAGGGCGCGGATGCGCAGCCGGCCGAGGCCGCCGACGTGCAGCCGGCGCGTGCGCCGCGCAAGGAAGGCACGGCCAAGGGCGGTCGCAAGCCGGCCGGCAAGCGCGAAGGCGCGGCGGCGGCCAAGGGCGGCCAGGCTGGCCAGGGCCGTCGCGGTGCAGCGAAGGCTGAAGGTGGCCCGGCGAAGGTAGCGGAAGGCGATGCGTCCCAGGACGAACTGTTCGCATACGTGACGTCGCCCGCCTTCGACGCGGACAACTCCGCGGGCGGCAGCGGCGTGCGTGCGCCGATGCTGCGCCGCGGCCGCGCCCAGCCGGCGAACAAGCGCGTGCTGTCGCCGGACGACGACGCGCCGAAGCTCCACAAGGTGCTCGCGGAAGCGGGCATGGGGTCGCGCCGCGAAATGGAAGAGCTGATCGTCGCCGGCCGCGTGTCGGTGAACGGCGAGCCCGCGCACATCGGCCAGCGGATCATGCCGACCGACCAGGTGCGGATCAACGGCAAGCCGGTCAAGCGCAAGCTGCCGAACAAGCCGCCGCGCGTGCTGCTGTATCACAAGCCGACCGGCGAAATCGTCAGCCACGCGGATCCGGAAGGCCGTCCGTCGGTGTTCGACCGTCTGCCGCCGATGAAGACGGCGAAATGGCTTGCGGTGGGCCGCCTCGACTTCAATACCGAAGGTCTGCTGATGCTGACGACTTCCGGTGATCTCGCGAACCGCTTCATGCATCCGCGTTACAGCGTCGAGCGCGAGTACGCGGTGCGCGTCGTCGGCGAGCTGGCCGAAGGCATGCGGCAGAAGCTGCTGCACGGCGTCGAGCTCGACGACGGTCCGGCGAATTTCCTGCGCATCCGCGATGGCGGCGGCGAAGGCACGAACCACTGGTATCACGTCGCGCTGGCCGAAGGCCGCAACCGCGAAGTGCGCCGGATGTTCGAGGCGGTCGGCCTGATGGTGAGCCGGCTGATCCGTACGCGTCACGGCCCGATTCCGCTGCCGCGCGGCCTGAAGCGTGGTCGTTGGGAAGAGCTCGACGACGCACAGGTGCGCAAACTGATGGCGACCGTCGGCCTGAAGGCGCCGTCCGAGGAGAAGGGCAAGCGCGGCGGCGCTGCCGGTCCGACCGAGCGTCGCCAGCCCGATCCGATGCAGACGTCGATGGGCTTCATCAGCCGCGAACCGGTGCTGACGACGCACGGACAACTCGACCAGCCGCGTCGCGGCGGTGGCCGACGCGGCGGGCCGGGCTTGCCGGGCCTGAGCGGCTACGGCAGCTTGCCGGTTGCGCCGTCGGGTTACGGCAACCGCGCGGGCGGCGGCCGTGACGGCAATCGTACCGGCGGCGGCCGCGACGGCAACCGTGCAGGTGGCGGTCGCGATGTCGACGGCAATCGCGCGTCGTATGGCGCAGGCCCCAAGCGCGAGGGTGCGGGCGGCAAGCGCGGCGGCAGCAAGGGCGGCGGCAATCGCAATCCGAACGGCAATCGTGCCGACGGCGCCGGCAACGGCGGCCCGCGCGGCGGTCAGCGTCCGCAGCGCAGCCGTACGCGCAGCCGCTAA
- a CDS encoding LysR family transcriptional regulator produces MNVTLRQLRVFIEVARLKSFSRAGDEIGLTQSAVSRCVRELEAELGLKLIDRTTRDVQLTDVGANLIASVSRLLDDLDDTLREIREIGEQRRGRVIVAASPTIACRLMPRVVASCERQFPFVTLGLRDDVQSDVLRKVKSSEVDFGVVIGPLTVADLVCEPLMTDSFCLVARADHPLAARAEVPWTALDGERLVLLDHASGSRPLIDAALATHRVNATVMQELGHSATVFGLVEAGVGVSVQPWLSLPLPAGSTLVARPLTPRTERTVELVRRRDRSLSPAAQAIWELVRQMPARAEDLD; encoded by the coding sequence ATGAACGTTACGCTGCGCCAGCTCCGCGTATTCATCGAAGTCGCGCGGCTCAAGAGCTTCAGTCGGGCGGGTGACGAGATCGGGCTCACGCAGTCCGCGGTCAGCCGCTGCGTGCGCGAGCTCGAGGCCGAACTGGGGCTGAAGCTGATCGACCGCACGACGCGCGACGTGCAGCTGACCGACGTCGGTGCGAACCTGATCGCGAGCGTGTCGCGTCTGCTCGACGATCTCGACGACACGCTGCGCGAGATTCGCGAGATCGGCGAGCAGCGCCGCGGGCGCGTGATCGTCGCGGCAAGCCCGACGATCGCATGCAGGCTGATGCCGCGGGTGGTGGCGTCGTGCGAGCGTCAGTTCCCGTTCGTGACGCTCGGCCTGCGCGATGACGTGCAGAGCGACGTGTTGCGCAAGGTGAAGTCGAGCGAAGTCGACTTCGGCGTCGTGATCGGCCCGCTGACGGTCGCCGATCTGGTCTGCGAGCCGCTGATGACGGATTCGTTCTGCCTCGTCGCGCGCGCCGACCATCCGCTCGCGGCACGGGCCGAGGTGCCGTGGACGGCGCTGGATGGCGAGCGCCTCGTGCTGCTCGATCATGCATCGGGCAGTCGGCCGCTGATCGATGCCGCGCTGGCCACGCATCGCGTCAACGCGACGGTCATGCAGGAGCTCGGGCATTCGGCGACCGTGTTCGGGCTGGTCGAGGCCGGCGTTGGCGTAAGCGTGCAGCCGTGGCTGTCGCTGCCGCTGCCTGCCGGCTCGACGCTGGTCGCGCGGCCGCTCACGCCGCGCACCGAGCGCACCGTCGAGCTGGTGCGCCGCCGCGACCGGTCGTTGTCGCCCGCCGCGCAGGCGATCTGGGAGCTCGTGCGGCAGATGCCGGCGAGGGCCGAGGATCTCGATTGA